The genomic window GGCGATTTGGCCTCTGTCATCGTAATCTTTTCCTATTTTTTTTGCCAAGAGGTTAAGAACGATATTGACCGCGCAGATATCAAAAGCGACTCTCTCTCCATCTACCTTAGCACTCAAATTCGCAAATCCACCTAGGTTTAGGCAAGCGTTGTATTCGCCAAAGAGATCCCTGTCCCCAATGGGAACCAAGGGTGCACCTTGGCCGTCAAGTGCCATGTCCGCACGACGAAAATCGCAGACCGTTGTTAGCCCTGTTTCCGCAGCGATAAGTCCTCCGTTTAGCATCTGAACCGTGAGCTGAGAATTCGGTTCATGGAAAATTGTTTGTCCGTGTATCCCTATAAATCGGGCAAGACTTCCTGTCTTATTTTGAAAACTGTTAATGCATTCAGCGATGAATCTAGAATAGTCATTTTCGATTTGAAAAAACTCACGGCCATTTTTTGTGTAAGCATCATTCAGGTTTTTTCGCAATTGAGCAGGGAGTTCAAAGCAGTTGAAATCGAGAATTTCGTATCCTTTCTCATCGAATTTGCACAAAGCCAAGTCCAAACCGTCGAGGGATGTTCCGGTCATTGAGCCGATTCCGAATTGATAGTCAGTAGAGTAGGGTGAATTTGACTGCATAAATTCTGTTTTCAATTAAACTGTAAATTTGCGACGCTGAAAATTAAACCACGATAAATTATGAATTTTCAATTGACTGAAGAGCAAATTGCAGTAAGAGACGCGGCGCGGGATTTTGCTCAAAATGTTTTGAAGCCCGGCGTGATTGAGCGCGATAACGAACAAAGGTTTCCCAAAGATGAAGTAAAACAATTAGCTGAGCTAGGTTTTATGGGAATGATGACAGATCCAAAATATGGTGGAAGTGGGATGGACACTGTTTCTTACGTCCTCGCGATGGAAGAACTTTCTAAAGTCGACGCTTCTACTTCTGTTTGTATGTCGGTAAATAATAGCCTGGTTTGCTGGGGTTTGGAAAAGTATGGCACTGAAGAGCAAAAGGAGAAATACTTGGTGCCATTGGCTAAGGGGGAGAAAATCGGTGCTTTTTGCTTAAGTGAGCCCGAAGCAGGATCTGATGCTACTTCTCAGAGAACAACTGCCATTGACAAAGGAGACCACTACCTGGTAAACGGAACGAAGAACTGGATCACCAATGGTGGAACTGCTTCCATTTATTTAGTAATCGCACAGACAGATGCGGACAAGGGCCACAGAGGAATTAACTGTCTGATCGTAGAAAGAGAGATGGAAGGATTTCAACTCGGAGCCAAAGAAGACAAATTGGGAATTCGCGGAAGCGATACCCATACTTTGATGTTTCAAGACGTGAAGGTTCCCAAAGAAAATAGAGTGGGAGAGGATGGTTTTGGATTTAAGTTTGCCATGAAAACACTTTCTGGGGGACGAATTGGGATTGCCGCGCAGGCTCTCGGAATTGCTAGTGGCGCCTATGAATTGGCTTTGGCATACAGCAAGGAAAGACAGGCATTCGGTAAACCGATTCACCAGCATCAAGCTATCGCCTTCAAGTTAGCCGATATGGCTACCGAAATTGAAGCTGCTCGATTGCTTTGTCTGAAGGCAGCACAGCAAAAGGACAATGGCGAGAACTTTGACTATGCTAGTTCAATGGCCAAGTTGTTTGCTTCGAAAGTTGCAATGGACGTAACTGTGGAAGCTGTTCAAGTGCATGGAGGATACGGGTTTGTGAAGGAATACCACGTTGAACGATTGATGCGTGATGCCAAGATCACCCAGATTTACGAAGGAACCTCTGAAATTCAGAAGGTTGTCATTTCCAGAACGATACTAAAAGACTAGAGGAACTCTTTTGCATTTTCCATAGCCACCATTCTGCTTCCTTTTACAATAATCAGATGGTTTTCTATTGAATGGGCTTGAAGCCATTTTTTCAACTCTTTCGGGGTTTCACAGTAGTGAAACCCTTTTTTGTTCACTTCATTGAAGTTGCTTCCGACTAAAACAGCTCTTAGTTTGAGGTTAGACAAATGGTCAACGAGTTTTTGGTGCTCAACTTTGGACTCCTCACCTAATTCGAGCATGTGTCCAATCAGTGCCAACTTTGGTTCATGATCCATTTCGGCGAAATTGCTCATCGCCAACTCCATGCTGCTGGGGTTGGCGTTGTAGGCATCGAGTATTAGCTTGTTCTTGCCTGTGTCAACCATTTCAGATCGATTGTTATTCGGCCTGTATGCCTTTAGAGCCGCAGCAATCTCATTGACTGAAACGTCAAAATAGCATCCGATGCAAGCGGCCGCCATTAAGTTTGAAAAATTGTAAGTACCTACCAACTGTGTTTGAATTTCTCCTGATGCTTCTCCTTGGTGTTCAAAATCAAAAGAAATAAAGGGTTTCCGTTTTTGAATCGAACCATTGCAGGAGAATTTTTGGCTTGAACCAAATAGTGTTTTTTCTATCCCCTCTGACAGCTCCATCAATACTTCGTCGTCCCCATTCACGAAGAGCTTGGCACTCTTCGCTTTGATGTGTTTGTAGAGTTCTGATTTTCCTTTTTTAACCCCTTCTATTCCTCCAAACCCTTCGAGATGGGCTTTACCAATGTTAGTGATCATTCCATAATCCGGGTCGGAGATATTGCTGAGATCTCTGATCTCACCCTGAGCATTGGCTCCCATTTCGATGACTGCCATTTCAGCATCAAGAGGAATGGAGAGCAAGGTGAGAGGGACACCAATGTGGTTGTTTAAATTACCTTGAGTGAAATAGGTACGGTACTTCCGCGATAGGACAGCGGCAATAAGCTCCTTGTTCGTGGTTTTTCCATTGCTACCTGTCAAACCAATAACAGGAAACTTGAACTGATCTCTGTGATGACGAGCGAGTTTTTGCAAAGTAGTCAGCACATCATATACAAGGGTAATGTTTGGATTGTCTTTAAGCTGAGGGTCATCGGCCACAACGTGTGCAGCACCTCTTTCAAGCGCAGTGAGCGCAAAAGTGTTAGCGTCGAAATTAGGCCCCTTTAGACAGAAGAAGATAGTGTTTTTTACCTCTTTGCGGGTGTCGGTAGTCACTCGAGGCTTACTCAGATAAATCTTGTAGAGATCTTGGATTTCCATAGGCCCAAAAATAAAAACACCCGACCAAGACGATCGGGTGTTTAAAAATTTTATTTAACAGAGTTTTTATCTGGACTGGTTGAAACCAACCGGGCTTCCTACTCGATCCATGGCACATCTGAAACCAATAGTTGCAGTTGCTTTTCTTTCGTCCATAAAGCGTCTGGTACCAGGGCTTAAGTAATAAGCTCGATCTCTCCAGCTACCACCTTTATAAACTCGTGCTCTATTGCTTATCAAGGTAGTGTTTCCGTAATCATACATAGAGGCCTCATCCGCATTTGGAGAAGTGTAGTTGATGCTTGAATTGAAGTCTCCATCTTTGTAGTCAATGTTATCTGCCAAGCGATAATTGTCTCTGTCAATGTTTTCTTCCGGTCGAACTTTTCTCATTCTCACATTACCCGGAGTGTCCTCAACAAAATTTCCAACACCACTAAGAAGTTCAGGAGCTATTCTCACGCCGCTGGTGCGGATAGCTTGAATAGCATCGCGAACCAATGTGTATGCTTCGTCTGCTTTACCTTCATTCATTCTTTCCAAAGCTTGTTCGCTGAAAGAATTAAGGTTTTCCATGAGTTGAGCTTCTTCAGGATTTAATTTTCCTTGAGTTTCTTCGTCAAAGTCCTTGATGTATTGGTTTACACCTTCTACATCGTAGGTCACAACAGTAAGTTTGTCATCAATGGACCCTTCACTATCGAGAACTTTAGTTTTGTAGACATTACCTCTGAATGGACGAAATTCATCCATGTCTTCAGGACTTAACGGGCGATAGACGTCCATTACCCACTCACTCACGTTTCCTGCCATATTGTAAAGACCATAGTCATTTGGCTGATACGCATATACAGGGGCTGTGACGTCTGCATTGTCATTAAGACTTCCGGCCACACCCATGTAGTCACCTTTTCCTCTTACGAAGTTTGCAACCAACTCACCGTAAAAACGACTGTTGTTGTCTCCTTCACGAACGTAGTGACCGTTCCATGGGTATACTTTTCTTTCTGTCACCAATTCTTGGAAAGAGTTTCCTACTAATCCATACGCTGCAAATTCCCATTCAGCTTCAGTTGGTAGGCGGTATCTCGGTAAGAGAATTCCATCTTCCATACGCACATTCCTGAACTCTTGATCAGGATCTAAATCAGACAGACCGTCTACTCGCTTTCCGCTTTCGTATTGACCTGCCAAATAGGCATCTGTATCAAAATGGTCTTCGTTAATTTGTTGAGGAAAATGCTCAAATAAACCTTCACGGATTAAGATCGCCTCATTCACACGGTCAGATCTCCAAGCACAAAAGTCATTGGCTTGTAGCCAGTTTACGCCTACCACAGGGTAGTCATTGTAAGCTGGATGGCGCAGGTAATATTCGACATAAGGTTCATTATAGGCCAAGCGAGAACGCCACACCAATGTATCAGGAAGGGCTTTCCTATAAATCTCGGGGTAATCTGCTCCATATACTCGACGCAACCAATAAAGATATTCCAACCAGTAAACGTTGGTCACCTCAGTTTCGTCCATGTAGAAGGAAGACACGGTAACTCTTCGCGGAATATTATTCCAATCCTTCATCACCATTTCTTCTGTAGCACCCATAGTGAATGTTCCTCCTTCGATCAGAATCAGACCTGGACCTGTTTCTTGTTCAGTGTAGAGAACTTTTTCAAATCCACCATTTGCAGGGTCGTTGTAATTCCAACCAGTGGCGCTTGAGCTTTCGTAGCTGCAAGAAGAGGTAGAGACAATTACTCCGCCCATCAAGGCTACTATTAAAAATTTTCCTGAAAAGACTTTCATGGGAATTATGGTTTCTAGTATGCAGGTATTCAAATTGAGACTGAAAAACTAAAAAGCGGGGCATTTTATTGCCCTGAATTTCTTTTTCTTCGGCCTACAGTTAAAGTTGAAAGCAAAAGAAATCTCGTGTGAGCCAGCCGTCTCTGTAGTCAAGCGACTGGTGGTTAGGTCATAACTATATCCTGTTTTGAATCGATCTGTTTCGATTCCTAACAAGATGATAAATGAATCTTCGAATCTATACCACACCCCACCAATTAGTGGCCCTTTTTGAATATAAAGACCTAAATTGATTTGCTGGAAATCATATTGCTGTTGGTAAAGAATGTTAGGGGAGATATAGGTATCAGTAGTCCCTTTAATGTCTTTGCCAAGAGGCAATTTAGCTCCTGCATGGACGGTATACTTTCTTTCTAGTGGTGCTTCTTGCACAATTAGTGATTCATTCGGTTCGAATAGGTGGTGTACGGCTACACCCCCAAAGAAGGTTTCACTAAATATGACAAAGCCTGTGCTAAAATCAACATTATCGACTTTTCCACCCCGAGGAGTATCTTGTGTCTCGTATATAAATCCACGTCTGGGGTCAATCTGATCTCCAAAGGTCAGGCTACCCCAATCCAGATTTCTCTGAAAGTAGCTGGCTTGGAATCCTGCTACCATAGAAATCTTATCTGTCAAGGCTAATTGATAAGAATAGATACCATTTATTGAAAATTGGGTCAAGGTCCCTCTACCCGCATTGTCGCTCAGGACGTAAAGTCCTAGTCCTCCGCTCACAGCATCTACATATTGATCGTAAGAAACGCTGTTCGTCACAAAGTTTCCTGATAAAGCAGGCCATTGATTCCGATGGTTGAAAACCACCCTGGGACAGGTAGCAGTTCCAGCCAAAGCGGGGTTCAGATAGAGCGGATTCGCATAAAATTGCGTGAAAGTAGGGTCTTGAGCCTTTGCCTCGGGCGTTGTCAAAACGCCGCAGAGTACAAAGATCGCAAGAGTTACAAAGGTCAGTCTACGCACCATAAATGGGGGTGAAAATGCAGTTTTTTTCAAAGCTCCAAGTATACGAATTTTTTTATTCGCGGTTTTCCCGTTAATCATAAGGATATGCAATAATTCGGAAGTAGCTGGCGTTTAGGCCATGTTTACGGATAAAATTACTGCATTCTCTTATTATTGTTACGTCTTGAGTGGTGTAAATTCACGCTAAGATTGTATTGTAAAAAAGAATCTCGCTACCTGATGAGTAAGAATTATTTTTTATTGACGCTGTTTATAGTGTCTTCAATTTATCTATCAGCTCAACAAACTCAAGTTGTTGAGTTGAATTGGCAAACAGTCCCCGCCACCTTTGAAAGTGATGAAGGGCCTGTAGTCGTTCCCACGTTTGACGGTGCCTTGCACATTCTTAGTTACGGATACACTCCGAGAGCTCTGGTGAAAATTCCATTGAATAAAGGTCAACGTGTCACTTCGGTTTCTGTTAATCCTTTGGCAACGAAACAAAATTTCAAGTTTGACCGAAATTTAGTTTCAAATACAGATAGGGAAGACAATCTGATTTGGGTTGTAAAAGATGAAAGGGGAATTCCTCAATTAATGGTTGAATATCTTCCATTTAGTCAAGCTGACGGTGCTCCGATTGAAAAATTTGAAATACGTTACGTCACCGCTCAGGATTTTGGGCGACCAAAAACCAATGACTACGCCGACAATAGTGTGATGGCCACCGGTGACTGGTACAAGATTGGCGTTGTCGAAGATGGAGTGTACAAACTGACACTGGGCGAACTTGAAGCATTGGGAATTGAAACGGATGTTTTGAATCCGCAGGCTCTGAATATTTTTGGTAACGGATATGGTCAGCTGCCTTATGATAATAGCGTTGAAAGACCTGATGATCTTTTACAAAACGCCATTTACATCGAAGGGGAAGCCGACGAGTTATTTGATGAGGAAGACTATATTCTCTTTTATGCGAAGGGACCTCATAAATGGAATTATGATTCCGAGTCTGGTCTTTTTGATCATGAGAAGCATGAGTACAGCGATACTTCGTACTACTTCATAGGAATCAATACAGGCCTCCCACCAAAGCGAATCCAGAACCTTTCATCTTCGGGAAGTTCACCCACCGTAGAAATCAACTCTTTTAATGACTACGCTTTTCAAGAAGTAGATCGAGAGAATGTTTTGAAAAGCGGCAGAACCTGGTATGGAGAGAAGTTTGACGTTCAAACGGTCTACACATACAGTGGTGAGCGATTTACTTTTCCCAATCACATTGCAGATTCTCCCGTCACACTCAGAGCTTCTGTGATTTCTCGTAATACGGCGGGCTCTTCAACTTTTCAAATTGGTGTTAACGGTGAAACGCAGACTACGAGCATAAGCTCTGTAGGTACTGGAGTGGTATCGGCTTTTGCCAGAACACGTGATTTAACCCTCATCACTAGTACTCCATCTTCAGCCTTAAACATCAGTTTTGCCTATGATAAACGTGGTATTCCTTCGGCCTCGGGTTGGTTGGATTGGTTTAATGTCAACATTAGACGAGAGCTGACTATGGCGCGATCTCAAATGATATTTAGAGATGTTGAATCCGTGGGGCAGGGGCAGATCGGGCGATTTAATGTAGCCAATGCCAACTCTATACAAGAAATTTGGGAAGTGACAAGTCCTGCGGATATAAAACGAATACAATACAACAATACTGGAGGTGTGGCTACCTTCACCTTGACAACTGAGACGATAAGAGAATTCGTCGCCTTTACAGGCTCATCTTTTAAAGAGCCCGCAATTTTTGGACCCGTAGGAAATCAAAATCTACATGCCCTTGGAGCCCAGGGAGGTATTGATATGGTCATCGTAAGTCCTTCATTTTTGGTGAGTCAGGCAGAACAACTTGCTGAAATTCATAGAAATCATCCAGAAGATCCATTAAGTGTGGAAGTTGTGGCTTTGAATAGAGTTTACAATGAATTCTCCTCAGGAATGCGCGACGTTACGGCCATCAAATGGCTGATGAAAATGCTCTATGATCGGACGGGAGGCAATGATGATTTGGCCCCGAAATATCTACTTTTATTTGGGGATGGGTCTTACGACAATATCAATTTCTCGGCCAATAATTCAAATTTGATTCCGACCTATCAATCAGAAAATTCATTGAGTCCGACCAGTTCTTTCGTTAGTGATGATTACTATGGCCTACTATCAGACGATGACGGCGATGGGAATGCAGACTTAATGGATATCAGCGTAGGCCGTTTAGTGATAAAGAATTCAGCGGAAGCATCATCGGTAGTCAATAAAATAAGCCGGTATATTGAAACCTCTTCTTCAGATTGTCTCACCTGCAATGACGCTAATAGCTCATTTGGTTCTTGGAGAAACATCATTGCCTTGGTAGCAGATGACGAGGATTTGAACAATCACATGCAAAATTCACGAACAATTAGTTCACAGATTGAAGGATACACCAAGGTATTTAATCTTGAGAGAATATTTACGGATGCCTTTCAGCAAGTGGCGACTCCAGGGGGGGATAGATATCCTGATGTAAACGAGGCAATCGATAGGCGCGTGAGAAACGGAGCCTTTATCATTAATTACATTGGTCACGGTGGGGAAACAGGTTGGGCGCAAGAAAGAATATTGGATATACCCACTATTCTCGATTGGGATAACACCTATCAGATGCCGATCTTTATGACCGCGACATGCGAATTTACGAGATTTGATGATCCGATAAGAACTTCTGCGGGTGAGTATGTTCTCTTAAATGCCGGAGGTGGTGGTGTTGCGCTATTGACCACAACCCGCTTGGTATATGCAGGTCCGAATTTTCAGTTGAATACAGCCTTTTATGACGCATTATTTACTCGTCCCGAGGATGAAGTTGTAACGCGGTTGGGGGATGTTTATCGAGATACCAAGAATATCTCAGCTTCAAGTTCTCCTAATCATAGAAACTTCAGTTTGATCGGTGATCCTGCGCTGCCAATGGCGATACCTAAATATGATATTTTCGCTGCCAGTATTACCGATACGCTTGGAAACCCGGTAGATACTTTAAAAGCGCTCGGTGTGGCGCGGGTGGCTGGCACTGTCACTACAGCATCGGGTCAGGTCAATTCAAATTTCAACGGTTTGATTGAGGCTACGGTTTACGATCGAGTAAAGCAGCGTAATACTTTGAGTAATGACGGAGGCTCAGTTTTCACCTACCCAACTCAAGAAGATGTTGTCTATAAAGGATTGGCTGAAGTCAATAATGGTCAGTTTGAATTTGACTTTGTTTTACCCAAGGATATTTCTTTTGCGGTTGATACAACTGCTAGGATAAGTTTTTACGCATACTCCCAGACAGAAGATGCAACAGGATTTGAGGACGGATTGAGTATAGGAGATCGAGATGAAAATGCAGTGAATGATGGGCAGGGGCCTGAGATTGACCTATTCATGAATGATGAGAATTTCGTTTTTGGCGGGTATACGGATAACGAACCGATCCTTCTTGCCAAGATTTTTGAC from Cryomorphaceae bacterium 1068 includes these protein-coding regions:
- a CDS encoding anhydro-N-acetylmuramic acid kinase produces the protein MQSNSPYSTDYQFGIGSMTGTSLDGLDLALCKFDEKGYEILDFNCFELPAQLRKNLNDAYTKNGREFFQIENDYSRFIAECINSFQNKTGSLARFIGIHGQTIFHEPNSQLTVQMLNGGLIAAETGLTTVCDFRRADMALDGQGAPLVPIGDRDLFGEYNACLNLGGFANLSAKVDGERVAFDICAVNIVLNLLAKKIGKDYDDRGQIAASGKLNRELLNQLNSLAFYKERPPKSLGREWMEQQILPLLAGIENNTALRTFTEHAAQQIAACLPREGKVLLTGGGAYNDFLISLIRERLPELQITIPEKKLLEGKEALIFAYLAKLRLEGETNVLASATGAFRNSSSGAVYIP
- a CDS encoding acyl-CoA dehydrogenase, with the translated sequence MNFQLTEEQIAVRDAARDFAQNVLKPGVIERDNEQRFPKDEVKQLAELGFMGMMTDPKYGGSGMDTVSYVLAMEELSKVDASTSVCMSVNNSLVCWGLEKYGTEEQKEKYLVPLAKGEKIGAFCLSEPEAGSDATSQRTTAIDKGDHYLVNGTKNWITNGGTASIYLVIAQTDADKGHRGINCLIVEREMEGFQLGAKEDKLGIRGSDTHTLMFQDVKVPKENRVGEDGFGFKFAMKTLSGGRIGIAAQALGIASGAYELALAYSKERQAFGKPIHQHQAIAFKLADMATEIEAARLLCLKAAQQKDNGENFDYASSMAKLFASKVAMDVTVEAVQVHGGYGFVKEYHVERLMRDAKITQIYEGTSEIQKVVISRTILKD
- a CDS encoding UDP-N-acetylmuramoyl-tripeptide--D-alanyl-D-alanine ligase, which produces MEIQDLYKIYLSKPRVTTDTRKEVKNTIFFCLKGPNFDANTFALTALERGAAHVVADDPQLKDNPNITLVYDVLTTLQKLARHHRDQFKFPVIGLTGSNGKTTNKELIAAVLSRKYRTYFTQGNLNNHIGVPLTLLSIPLDAEMAVIEMGANAQGEIRDLSNISDPDYGMITNIGKAHLEGFGGIEGVKKGKSELYKHIKAKSAKLFVNGDDEVLMELSEGIEKTLFGSSQKFSCNGSIQKRKPFISFDFEHQGEASGEIQTQLVGTYNFSNLMAAACIGCYFDVSVNEIAAALKAYRPNNNRSEMVDTGKNKLILDAYNANPSSMELAMSNFAEMDHEPKLALIGHMLELGEESKVEHQKLVDHLSNLKLRAVLVGSNFNEVNKKGFHYCETPKELKKWLQAHSIENHLIIVKGSRMVAMENAKEFL
- a CDS encoding SUMF1/EgtB/PvdO family nonheme iron enzyme; this encodes MKVFSGKFLIVALMGGVIVSTSSCSYESSSATGWNYNDPANGGFEKVLYTEQETGPGLILIEGGTFTMGATEEMVMKDWNNIPRRVTVSSFYMDETEVTNVYWLEYLYWLRRVYGADYPEIYRKALPDTLVWRSRLAYNEPYVEYYLRHPAYNDYPVVGVNWLQANDFCAWRSDRVNEAILIREGLFEHFPQQINEDHFDTDAYLAGQYESGKRVDGLSDLDPDQEFRNVRMEDGILLPRYRLPTEAEWEFAAYGLVGNSFQELVTERKVYPWNGHYVREGDNNSRFYGELVANFVRGKGDYMGVAGSLNDNADVTAPVYAYQPNDYGLYNMAGNVSEWVMDVYRPLSPEDMDEFRPFRGNVYKTKVLDSEGSIDDKLTVVTYDVEGVNQYIKDFDEETQGKLNPEEAQLMENLNSFSEQALERMNEGKADEAYTLVRDAIQAIRTSGVRIAPELLSGVGNFVEDTPGNVRMRKVRPEENIDRDNYRLADNIDYKDGDFNSSINYTSPNADEASMYDYGNTTLISNRARVYKGGSWRDRAYYLSPGTRRFMDERKATATIGFRCAMDRVGSPVGFNQSR
- a CDS encoding type IX secretion system membrane protein PorP/SprF, which codes for MVRRLTFVTLAIFVLCGVLTTPEAKAQDPTFTQFYANPLYLNPALAGTATCPRVVFNHRNQWPALSGNFVTNSVSYDQYVDAVSGGLGLYVLSDNAGRGTLTQFSINGIYSYQLALTDKISMVAGFQASYFQRNLDWGSLTFGDQIDPRRGFIYETQDTPRGGKVDNVDFSTGFVIFSETFFGGVAVHHLFEPNESLIVQEAPLERKYTVHAGAKLPLGKDIKGTTDTYISPNILYQQQYDFQQINLGLYIQKGPLIGGVWYRFEDSFIILLGIETDRFKTGYSYDLTTSRLTTETAGSHEISFAFNFNCRPKKKKFRAIKCPAF
- the porU gene encoding type IX secretion system sortase PorU: MSKNYFLLTLFIVSSIYLSAQQTQVVELNWQTVPATFESDEGPVVVPTFDGALHILSYGYTPRALVKIPLNKGQRVTSVSVNPLATKQNFKFDRNLVSNTDREDNLIWVVKDERGIPQLMVEYLPFSQADGAPIEKFEIRYVTAQDFGRPKTNDYADNSVMATGDWYKIGVVEDGVYKLTLGELEALGIETDVLNPQALNIFGNGYGQLPYDNSVERPDDLLQNAIYIEGEADELFDEEDYILFYAKGPHKWNYDSESGLFDHEKHEYSDTSYYFIGINTGLPPKRIQNLSSSGSSPTVEINSFNDYAFQEVDRENVLKSGRTWYGEKFDVQTVYTYSGERFTFPNHIADSPVTLRASVISRNTAGSSTFQIGVNGETQTTSISSVGTGVVSAFARTRDLTLITSTPSSALNISFAYDKRGIPSASGWLDWFNVNIRRELTMARSQMIFRDVESVGQGQIGRFNVANANSIQEIWEVTSPADIKRIQYNNTGGVATFTLTTETIREFVAFTGSSFKEPAIFGPVGNQNLHALGAQGGIDMVIVSPSFLVSQAEQLAEIHRNHPEDPLSVEVVALNRVYNEFSSGMRDVTAIKWLMKMLYDRTGGNDDLAPKYLLLFGDGSYDNINFSANNSNLIPTYQSENSLSPTSSFVSDDYYGLLSDDDGDGNADLMDISVGRLVIKNSAEASSVVNKISRYIETSSSDCLTCNDANSSFGSWRNIIALVADDEDLNNHMQNSRTISSQIEGYTKVFNLERIFTDAFQQVATPGGDRYPDVNEAIDRRVRNGAFIINYIGHGGETGWAQERILDIPTILDWDNTYQMPIFMTATCEFTRFDDPIRTSAGEYVLLNAGGGGVALLTTTRLVYAGPNFQLNTAFYDALFTRPEDEVVTRLGDVYRDTKNISASSSPNHRNFSLIGDPALPMAIPKYDIFAASITDTLGNPVDTLKALGVARVAGTVTTASGQVNSNFNGLIEATVYDRVKQRNTLSNDGGSVFTYPTQEDVVYKGLAEVNNGQFEFDFVLPKDISFAVDTTARISFYAYSQTEDATGFEDGLSIGDRDENAVNDGQGPEIDLFMNDENFVFGGYTDNEPILLAKIFDPNGVNTVGTGIGHDISAVLDGDVANTFILNDYYSSDLSTYQRGSVKFPFDELSPGNHSVELTVWDVHNNSSKSNIEFIVAESEGLAIERVLNYPNPFTTHTEFYFEHNQSTEFLNVLIEIYTVTGKLVKTINTVSNTEGFRNVPIPWDGRDDFGDRLATGTYVYKVSVKNPSGDKDMKFEKLVILN